Proteins encoded by one window of Pseudomonas sp. LS44:
- a CDS encoding hemolysin family protein — protein sequence MDPSSSTSFLSYFADFGLILFALFLVLLNGFFVAAEFAMVKLRSTKVEAIAEKHGWRGHILRTVHNQLDAYLSACQLGITLASLGLGWVGEPAFAHLLKPLLEGLGVDSPQLLHGIAFFTAFFIISYLHIVVGELAPKSWAIRKPELLSLWTAAPLYLFYWLMYPAIYLLNASANAILRIAGQGEPGPHHEHHYSRDELKLILHSSRASNPSDQDMRVLASAVELGELEVVDWANSREDLVYLELNATLDQVFSVFRRHKYSRYPVYDEASGEFVGVLHIKDLLLHLSLLEMLPSSLKLSELMHPLERVSRHMPLSSLLEQFRQGGSHFAVVEEADGKVIGYLTMEDVLEALVGDIQDEHRKAERGILAYQPGKLLVRGDTPLFKVERLLSVDLDHIEAETLAGLVYETLKRVPEEEEVLEVEGLRIIVKKMKGPKIILAKVLKLD from the coding sequence ATGGACCCTTCCAGTAGTACCAGTTTCCTCTCCTACTTCGCCGATTTCGGCCTCATTCTCTTCGCCCTGTTTCTGGTGCTGCTCAACGGTTTCTTCGTTGCCGCCGAATTCGCCATGGTCAAGCTGCGCTCGACCAAGGTCGAAGCCATCGCCGAGAAACATGGCTGGCGCGGACATATCCTGCGCACCGTGCACAACCAGCTGGACGCCTATCTGTCGGCTTGCCAGCTGGGCATCACCCTGGCCTCGCTGGGCCTCGGCTGGGTCGGCGAACCGGCCTTCGCGCACCTGCTCAAGCCGCTGCTCGAAGGGCTGGGCGTGGATTCGCCGCAGCTGCTCCACGGCATCGCCTTCTTCACCGCGTTCTTCATCATTTCCTACCTGCATATCGTGGTCGGCGAGCTGGCACCCAAGTCCTGGGCGATCCGCAAACCCGAGCTGCTGTCGCTGTGGACGGCGGCGCCGCTGTACCTGTTCTACTGGCTGATGTACCCGGCCATCTACCTGCTCAACGCCAGTGCCAACGCCATCCTGCGCATTGCCGGCCAAGGCGAGCCGGGACCGCATCACGAACACCATTACAGCCGTGACGAACTCAAGCTGATCCTGCATTCCAGCCGCGCCAGCAATCCCAGCGACCAGGACATGCGCGTGCTGGCCTCGGCGGTGGAGCTCGGCGAACTGGAAGTGGTCGACTGGGCCAACTCCCGTGAAGACCTGGTCTACCTGGAGCTGAACGCGACCTTGGATCAGGTCTTCAGCGTGTTCCGCCGGCACAAATACAGCCGCTACCCGGTGTACGACGAGGCCAGCGGCGAGTTTGTCGGCGTCCTGCACATCAAGGATCTGCTGCTGCACCTGTCGCTGCTGGAAATGCTGCCCTCGTCCCTCAAACTGAGCGAGCTGATGCATCCGCTGGAGCGAGTCAGCCGGCACATGCCGCTGTCCAGCCTGCTCGAGCAGTTCCGCCAGGGCGGCTCGCACTTCGCCGTGGTCGAGGAGGCGGACGGTAAAGTCATCGGCTACCTGACCATGGAAGACGTGCTGGAAGCCCTGGTCGGCGACATTCAGGACGAGCATCGCAAGGCCGAGCGCGGCATCCTCGCCTACCAGCCGGGCAAACTGCTGGTGCGCGGCGACACCCCGCTGTTCAAGGTCGAGCGCCTGCTCAGCGTCGACCTCGACCATATCGAAGCGGAAACCCTCGCCGGGCTAGTCTATGAAACCCTCAAGCGGGTGCCGGAAGAGGAAGAAGTGCTGGAGGTCGAAGGTCTGCGCATCATCGTCAAGAAGATGAAGGGGCCGAAGATCATCCTCGCCAAGGTCCTCAAGCTCGACTGA
- a CDS encoding peptidoglycan DD-metalloendopeptidase family protein, with protein MLGRIFLILGGLVMAAPAMALTIYKYTDANGVVTYTDKAVRGAQEFVFRERMVERLENQVKLETKKHAAGETLLVRNDLHAPVEVELRLTKLDNVVGAPAQPIRWVLPPRSTIRLATLAPHNADKPLRYTPKLRYALGDPRLQPQAFSYPLPWRGGPFRLTQGANGKYSHFTPKGRYAMDIAMPEGTPIVAARAGMVVSSENRQSGRGNNPSGNYVRILHDDGTMGVYLHLMRGSVLVSEGQRISIGTPLARSGNTGNSTGPHLHFVVQRNMGLALESIPFDFNQPVDGQPNFAIGGD; from the coding sequence ATGCTGGGGCGCATATTCCTGATACTGGGCGGGCTGGTCATGGCCGCGCCGGCGATGGCGTTGACCATCTACAAATACACCGACGCCAATGGCGTGGTGACCTACACCGACAAGGCCGTGCGCGGCGCGCAGGAATTCGTGTTCCGTGAGCGCATGGTCGAACGCCTGGAAAACCAGGTGAAGCTGGAAACCAAGAAGCACGCCGCCGGCGAGACCTTGCTGGTGCGTAACGATTTACACGCACCGGTGGAAGTCGAGTTGCGTCTGACCAAGCTGGATAACGTGGTCGGTGCGCCGGCCCAGCCGATCCGCTGGGTGCTGCCGCCGCGCAGCACCATTCGCCTGGCCACCCTGGCGCCGCACAATGCCGACAAACCGCTGCGCTACACGCCCAAGCTGCGCTATGCGCTGGGCGATCCGCGCCTGCAGCCGCAGGCCTTCTCCTATCCGCTGCCTTGGCGCGGCGGGCCGTTTCGCCTGACCCAGGGCGCCAACGGCAAGTACAGCCATTTCACCCCCAAGGGCCGCTACGCCATGGACATCGCCATGCCCGAGGGCACGCCGATCGTCGCGGCGCGCGCGGGCATGGTGGTGAGTTCCGAGAATCGCCAGAGTGGGCGCGGCAATAACCCGTCCGGCAACTATGTGCGGATTCTCCACGACGACGGCACCATGGGCGTGTACCTGCACCTGATGCGCGGTTCGGTGCTGGTCAGCGAAGGTCAGCGGATCAGCATTGGCACGCCGCTAGCGCGGTCCGGCAACACCGGCAACAGCACCGGTCCGCACCTGCACTTCGTGGTGCAACGCAACATGGGCCTGGCCCTGGAATCGATTCCCTTCGACTTCAATCAGCCGGTCGACGGCCAGCCCAACTTCGCCATCGGCGGGGATTGA
- a CDS encoding response regulator, translated as MSKVSVLVVDDAPFIRDLVKKSLRSHFPGIVLDEAVNGRKAQQLLARQAFDLILCDWEMPEMSGLELLAWCRQQDALKTTPFIMVTSRGDKENVVQAIQAGVSDYIGKPFSSEQLTSKVAKALSRAGKLAGLQSQATKPAVTSAFANDSLAALTGGKAEVIAPVAARAPAVASSAPAGGPAAASKAAAQGNRGQGQLRLPGGSLPCVIKALSLKEALLLVKRGEPLPQVLESAVLDLQQGDSGEDVARLNGYLHAVAAFEPKPDSEWLQLTLRFVDKDPQKLDYLSRLIARGTTQRHFVPGA; from the coding sequence ATGAGCAAGGTCAGTGTTCTGGTGGTGGATGACGCGCCGTTTATTCGCGATCTGGTCAAGAAAAGTCTGCGCAGCCATTTCCCCGGCATCGTCCTCGATGAGGCGGTGAATGGCCGCAAGGCCCAGCAGTTGCTCGCCCGGCAGGCCTTCGACCTGATCCTCTGCGATTGGGAAATGCCGGAAATGAGCGGCCTCGAACTGCTCGCCTGGTGCCGCCAGCAAGACGCGCTGAAGACCACGCCGTTCATCATGGTCACCAGTCGCGGCGACAAGGAAAACGTCGTCCAGGCCATCCAGGCCGGGGTGTCCGACTACATCGGCAAACCTTTCTCCAGCGAGCAGCTGACCAGCAAAGTGGCCAAGGCCCTGAGCCGCGCCGGCAAACTCGCGGGTTTGCAGAGCCAGGCCACCAAGCCGGCCGTCACCTCGGCGTTTGCCAACGACTCCTTGGCGGCTCTGACCGGTGGCAAGGCGGAGGTGATTGCGCCTGTCGCCGCGCGGGCTCCTGCCGTTGCCAGCAGCGCGCCGGCCGGCGGGCCCGCCGCCGCATCGAAAGCGGCCGCACAAGGCAATCGCGGGCAAGGCCAGCTGCGTTTACCGGGCGGCAGCCTGCCGTGCGTGATCAAGGCGCTGAGCTTGAAAGAGGCGCTGTTGCTGGTGAAGCGTGGCGAACCGTTGCCGCAGGTGCTGGAAAGCGCCGTGCTCGATCTGCAGCAAGGCGACAGCGGCGAAGACGTCGCCCGCCTCAATGGTTATCTGCACGCGGTCGCCGCCTTCGAGCCGAAGCCGGACAGCGAATGGCTGCAGCTGACCCTGCGCTTCGTCGATAAAGACCCACAGAAACTCGATTATCTGTCGCGGCTGATCGCCCGCGGCACTACGCAACGGCATTTCGTCCCCGGCGCGTAG
- the phoU gene encoding phosphate signaling complex protein PhoU, with protein sequence MINKDSLTHHISQQFNAELEDVRSHLLAMGGLVEKQVNDAVTALIDADSGLAQQVREVDDRINQMERNIDEECLRILARRQPAASDLRLIISISKSVIDLERIGDEATKIAKRAILLTEEGESPRGYVEVRHIGEQVRNMVREALDAFARFDADLALSVAQYDKTIDREYKTALRELVTYMMEDPRSISRVLNVIWALRSLERIGDHARNIAELVIYLVRGTDVRHLGLTRMKEEVQGDRGKDDSGV encoded by the coding sequence ATGATCAACAAAGACAGCCTCACCCATCACATTTCCCAGCAGTTCAACGCCGAACTGGAGGACGTGCGCAGCCACCTCCTGGCGATGGGCGGGCTGGTCGAGAAGCAGGTCAACGACGCGGTGACCGCACTGATCGACGCCGACTCCGGGTTGGCCCAGCAGGTCCGTGAAGTCGACGACCGGATCAACCAGATGGAGCGCAACATCGACGAGGAATGCCTGCGCATCCTCGCCCGCCGTCAACCGGCCGCCTCCGACCTGCGCCTGATCATCAGCATTTCCAAGTCGGTGATCGACCTCGAGCGGATCGGCGACGAGGCGACCAAAATCGCCAAGCGCGCGATCCTCCTCACCGAGGAAGGCGAGTCGCCGCGCGGCTACGTCGAAGTCCGCCATATCGGTGAACAGGTGCGCAACATGGTCCGCGAGGCGCTCGACGCTTTCGCCCGTTTCGACGCCGACCTGGCGCTGTCGGTGGCGCAGTACGACAAGACCATCGACCGCGAGTACAAGACCGCGCTGCGCGAACTGGTCACCTACATGATGGAAGATCCGCGCTCGATCTCCCGCGTGCTCAACGTGATCTGGGCGCTGCGTTCGCTGGAGCGTATCGGCGATCATGCGCGCAACATCGCCGAACTGGTGATCTACCTGGTGCGCGGCACCGACGTTCGCCATCTGGGCCTGACCCGCATGAAGGAAGAAGTGCAGGGCGACCGGGGCAAGGACGACAGCGGGGTCTGA
- the pstB gene encoding phosphate ABC transporter ATP-binding protein PstB translates to MHTDTHTHGLDMAALGRTKQSLRLAEESVALEVPGLNLFYGDKQALYDVAMNIPKQRVTAFIGPSGCGKSTLLRCFNRMNDLVDGCRVDGAINLDGHNIYRKGEDVAELRRRVGMVFQKPNPFPKSIYENVAYGLRIQGVNQKRLLDETVEWALKSAALWNEVKDRLHDSALGLSGGQQQRLVIARTIAVSPEVLLLDEPCSALDPISTLKVEELIYELKSKYTIVIVTHNMQQAARVSDYTAFMYMGKLIEYGDTDTLFTNPAKKQTEDYITGRYG, encoded by the coding sequence ATGCACACCGACACTCATACCCACGGCCTGGACATGGCCGCCCTCGGCCGTACCAAGCAGAGCTTGCGCCTGGCCGAGGAAAGCGTGGCGCTGGAAGTGCCCGGGCTGAACCTGTTCTACGGCGACAAGCAGGCGCTCTACGACGTCGCGATGAACATCCCCAAGCAGCGCGTCACCGCGTTCATCGGTCCGTCCGGTTGCGGCAAGTCGACCCTGCTGCGCTGCTTCAACCGGATGAACGATCTGGTCGACGGTTGCCGTGTCGACGGTGCGATCAACCTCGACGGCCACAACATCTATCGTAAGGGCGAGGACGTCGCCGAGTTGCGCCGCCGGGTCGGCATGGTGTTCCAGAAGCCCAACCCGTTCCCCAAGAGCATCTACGAGAACGTCGCCTACGGCCTGCGCATCCAGGGCGTGAACCAGAAACGCCTGCTCGATGAAACCGTCGAATGGGCGCTGAAAAGCGCGGCGCTGTGGAACGAGGTCAAGGACCGCCTGCACGATTCGGCGCTCGGCCTGTCCGGCGGCCAGCAGCAGCGTCTGGTGATTGCCCGGACCATCGCCGTATCGCCGGAAGTGCTGCTGCTCGACGAACCCTGCTCGGCGCTCGACCCGATCTCCACCCTCAAGGTCGAAGAGCTGATCTACGAGCTGAAAAGCAAGTACACCATCGTCATCGTCACCCACAATATGCAGCAGGCGGCGCGGGTTTCCGACTACACGGCGTTTATGTACATGGGCAAACTGATCGAGTACGGCGACACCGACACGCTGTTCACCAATCCGGCGAAGAAGCAGACCGAGGACTACATCACCGGTCGCTACGGCTAA
- the pstA gene encoding phosphate ABC transporter permease PstA, translating into MKQISLKGWFKSGAPGIWLSGGAVSIAVIMTLGLLAVIAVRGLGHFWPADLVQTRYEVPGQAAVLMVGEEVQREEVPRERLKSAGLPVPAEGSEFMTRELFKVGNRDVYGSDFTWVVGEWLHEQSTPAELVTLERREWGNFYGSLVSVKEHGKVIAEGAAAMPELQTRLQRIEELYAQVSRLEKSDIGAINHGLERLRLQTRKLELDHQLTDAAQADIAAERAELEARYKVLEAELVGLHEAFNRDSVVMRESTGKEVEVSLGKVVHAYQPNSMSVFTKLGFYFKKLWEFLSDDPREANTEGGIFPAIFGTVMMTLIMAVIVTPFGVLAAVYLREYAKQGLLTRIIRIAVNNLAGVPAIVYGVFGLGFFVYVLGGSLDRLFFPEALPAPTFGTPGLLWASLTLALLAVPVVIVATEEGLARIPRTVREGSLALGATKAETLWKIVLPMASPAIMTGMILAVARAAGEVAPLMLVGVVKLAPSLPVDGNYPYLHLDQKIMHLGFHIYDVGFQSPNVEAARPLVYATALLLVLVIAVLNLSAVAIRNHLREKYKALDN; encoded by the coding sequence GTGAAACAGATTTCCCTGAAAGGTTGGTTCAAGAGTGGCGCCCCGGGCATCTGGCTGAGCGGCGGCGCGGTGTCGATCGCGGTGATCATGACCCTCGGCCTGCTCGCCGTGATTGCCGTGCGTGGCCTCGGCCACTTCTGGCCAGCCGATCTGGTGCAGACGCGCTACGAGGTGCCTGGGCAGGCGGCGGTGCTGATGGTCGGCGAGGAAGTGCAACGCGAGGAAGTGCCGCGTGAGCGTCTGAAAAGCGCCGGTTTGCCGGTACCCGCCGAAGGCAGCGAGTTCATGACCCGCGAGCTGTTCAAAGTCGGCAACCGCGACGTCTACGGCAGCGATTTCACCTGGGTGGTCGGCGAGTGGCTGCACGAGCAGAGCACCCCGGCCGAGTTGGTGACCCTGGAACGCCGCGAGTGGGGCAACTTCTACGGCAGCCTGGTCAGCGTCAAAGAGCACGGCAAGGTGATCGCCGAAGGCGCGGCCGCGATGCCGGAACTGCAGACGCGTCTGCAGCGCATCGAGGAGTTGTACGCCCAGGTCAGTCGCCTGGAAAAAAGCGATATCGGCGCGATCAACCATGGCCTCGAGCGCCTGCGTCTGCAGACCCGCAAGCTCGAGTTGGACCATCAGCTGACGGATGCCGCGCAGGCCGATATCGCCGCCGAGCGCGCCGAGCTGGAGGCCCGCTACAAGGTCCTGGAGGCCGAACTGGTTGGCCTGCATGAAGCATTCAACCGCGACAGCGTGGTGATGCGCGAGTCGACCGGCAAGGAAGTCGAGGTCAGCCTCGGCAAAGTCGTGCATGCCTATCAGCCGAACAGCATGTCGGTGTTCACCAAGCTCGGCTTCTACTTCAAGAAGCTCTGGGAATTCCTCAGCGACGACCCGCGTGAGGCGAATACCGAAGGCGGCATCTTCCCGGCGATTTTCGGCACGGTGATGATGACCCTGATCATGGCGGTGATCGTCACCCCGTTCGGCGTGCTGGCCGCCGTGTACCTGCGCGAATACGCCAAGCAGGGCCTGCTGACGCGGATCATCCGCATCGCCGTGAACAACCTCGCCGGCGTGCCGGCGATCGTCTACGGGGTGTTCGGCCTGGGCTTCTTCGTCTACGTGCTGGGCGGTTCGCTGGACCGGCTGTTCTTCCCCGAAGCGCTGCCGGCGCCAACCTTTGGTACGCCTGGTCTGTTGTGGGCCTCGCTGACCCTGGCGCTGCTCGCCGTGCCGGTGGTGATCGTCGCCACCGAAGAAGGCCTGGCGCGGATTCCGCGCACGGTGCGCGAAGGCTCGCTGGCGCTGGGTGCGACCAAGGCCGAGACGCTGTGGAAGATCGTCCTGCCGATGGCCAGCCCGGCGATCATGACCGGCATGATCCTCGCCGTGGCCCGCGCCGCCGGTGAAGTGGCGCCGCTGATGCTGGTCGGCGTGGTCAAGCTGGCGCCGAGCCTGCCGGTGGATGGCAACTACCCGTATCTGCACCTCGACCAGAAGATCATGCACCTGGGCTTCCATATTTATGACGTCGGTTTCCAGAGCCCTAACGTCGAGGCCGCACGGCCGCTGGTGTACGCCACCGCGCTGCTGCTGGTGCTGGTGATCGCCGTGCTCAACCTGTCGGCCGTGGCGATCCGCAACCACCTGCGCGAGAAGTACAAGGCGCTGGACAACTAA
- a CDS encoding ABC transporter permease subunit, with the protein MQQAAAPLLLTIEEQNQVGMRVAANGEVVFFAAKTGEQLKRIELPLPSGVRISSIGQDLPGSNLLVLGLSNGSALVMRHAYKVTYPDNRKTISPQISYPYGQEPLRLDEQGGALEHVSLNLNGERLLLTGSSGKQLYLLALNQEENMLTGEMRVEQERISLPQIAEPIKALYVDPRQQWLYVINGRAQADVFDLRSNSLNGRYKLLEDASAQVTASTQLLGGISLLIGDSKGGIAQWFMARDTDGEPRFQHIRDFALGDSAITQIKAEERRKGFIASNADGELGVFHSTAQRTLLIDPEVAKNASLLTLSPRANRVLVESDQQFKPFILRNPHPEVSWSALWSKVWYESYDEPKYIWQSTAANAEFEPKLSLAPLAFGTLKAAFYAMLLAAPLAIAAAIYTAYFMAPRMRRKVKPVIELMEAMPTVILGFFAGLFLAPYVEGHLPGIFSLLLLTPLAILLAGFLWTRLPESLRLRVPEGWESALLIPVVIGVGWFALGISSHLEAWFFGGDMRLWISNDLGITYDQRNALIVGLAMGFAVIPNIYSIAEDAVFSVPKSLTLGSLALGATPWQTLTRVVILTASPGIFSALMIGMGRAVGETMIVLMATGNTPVMEMNLFEGMRTLAANVAVEMPESEVGGSHYRVLFLAALVLLMFTFVMNTLAELIRQRLRKNYASL; encoded by the coding sequence CTGCAGCAGGCGGCCGCGCCGTTACTGTTGACTATCGAAGAGCAGAACCAGGTCGGTATGCGCGTCGCGGCCAACGGCGAGGTGGTGTTCTTCGCCGCCAAAACCGGGGAACAACTCAAGCGTATCGAGTTGCCGCTGCCGAGCGGCGTGCGGATCAGTTCGATCGGCCAGGACCTGCCGGGCAGCAATTTGCTGGTGCTCGGCCTGTCCAATGGTTCGGCGCTGGTCATGCGCCACGCTTACAAGGTCACCTACCCGGACAACCGCAAGACCATCAGTCCGCAGATCAGCTACCCCTACGGTCAGGAGCCGTTGCGTCTCGATGAGCAGGGCGGCGCACTGGAGCATGTCAGCCTCAACCTGAATGGCGAGCGGTTGCTGCTGACCGGCTCGAGCGGCAAGCAGCTGTACCTGCTGGCGCTGAATCAGGAAGAAAACATGCTCACCGGCGAAATGCGCGTCGAGCAAGAGCGCATTTCTCTGCCGCAGATCGCCGAGCCGATCAAGGCGCTGTACGTCGATCCGCGCCAGCAATGGCTGTACGTGATCAACGGCCGTGCCCAGGCAGACGTGTTCGACCTGCGCAGCAACAGCCTCAACGGCCGCTACAAGCTACTCGAAGATGCCTCCGCGCAGGTCACTGCCAGCACCCAGCTGCTCGGCGGCATCTCGCTGCTGATCGGCGATTCCAAGGGCGGCATCGCCCAGTGGTTCATGGCCCGCGATACGGACGGCGAACCGCGCTTCCAGCACATCCGCGACTTCGCCCTGGGCGATAGCGCGATCACCCAGATCAAGGCCGAAGAACGCCGCAAGGGCTTTATCGCCAGCAACGCCGACGGCGAGCTGGGGGTGTTTCACAGTACCGCGCAGCGCACCCTGCTGATCGATCCAGAAGTGGCCAAGAATGCCAGCCTGCTGACCCTGTCGCCGCGCGCCAACCGCGTGCTGGTCGAGAGCGATCAGCAATTCAAGCCCTTCATCCTGCGCAACCCGCACCCGGAAGTGTCGTGGAGCGCGCTGTGGAGCAAGGTCTGGTACGAGAGCTACGACGAGCCCAAATACATCTGGCAATCCACCGCCGCCAATGCCGAGTTCGAACCCAAGCTGAGCCTCGCGCCGCTGGCGTTCGGCACCCTCAAGGCGGCGTTCTACGCCATGCTGCTGGCTGCGCCGCTGGCCATCGCCGCGGCGATCTACACCGCTTACTTCATGGCCCCGCGCATGCGTCGCAAGGTCAAACCGGTGATCGAGCTGATGGAGGCGATGCCCACGGTGATTCTCGGCTTCTTCGCCGGGCTGTTCCTCGCCCCGTATGTCGAAGGCCATTTGCCGGGCATCTTCAGCCTGTTGCTACTCACCCCGCTGGCCATCCTGCTGGCCGGTTTCCTCTGGACCCGCCTGCCCGAGTCGTTGCGCCTGCGGGTGCCGGAGGGCTGGGAAAGCGCTCTGCTGATCCCGGTGGTCATCGGCGTCGGTTGGTTCGCCCTGGGCATCAGCTCGCATCTGGAGGCCTGGTTCTTCGGCGGCGACATGCGCCTGTGGATCAGCAACGACCTGGGTATCACCTACGACCAGCGCAACGCCCTGATCGTCGGCCTGGCGATGGGTTTTGCGGTGATCCCGAACATCTATTCGATCGCCGAGGACGCCGTGTTCAGCGTGCCGAAGAGCCTGACCCTAGGTTCCCTGGCGCTCGGCGCGACGCCCTGGCAGACCCTCACGCGGGTGGTGATCCTCACCGCCAGCCCGGGGATTTTCTCGGCGCTGATGATCGGCATGGGCCGCGCGGTTGGCGAGACCATGATCGTGCTGATGGCCACCGGCAACACCCCGGTGATGGAGATGAACCTGTTCGAAGGCATGCGCACCCTGGCGGCCAACGTCGCGGTGGAGATGCCCGAATCGGAAGTCGGCGGCTCGCACTACCGGGTGCTGTTCCTCGCCGCCTTGGTGCTGCTGATGTTCACCTTCGTGATGAACACCCTGGCCGAGCTGATTCGTCAACGCCTGCGGAAAAACTATGCGTCCCTGTAA
- a CDS encoding phosphate ABC transporter substrate-binding protein PstS — protein sequence MKLKRLMAALTFVAAGVATASAVAAVDPSIPAYTKTTGVSGNLSSVGSDTLANLMTLWAESYKREYPNVNIQIQAAGSSTAPPALTEGTANLGPMSRKMKDVELQAFEEKYGYKPTAIPVAVDALAVFVHKDNPIKGLTMQQVDAIFSATRLCGAKSGVKTWGDLGVTGDLAAKPIQLFGRNSVSGTYGYFKEEALCKGDFKANVNEQPGSASVVQSISSSLNGIGYSGIGYKTASVRTVPLAKKEGGEFVEDNEQNALNGTYPLARFLYVYVNKAPNKPLAPLEAEFVKLVLSQTGQQVVVKDGYIPLPAKVVEKARQELGL from the coding sequence ATGAAACTGAAGCGTTTGATGGCGGCCCTGACTTTCGTCGCCGCTGGCGTCGCCACCGCAAGCGCGGTTGCCGCTGTAGACCCCTCCATCCCGGCTTACACCAAGACCACGGGCGTTTCCGGCAACCTGTCCAGCGTCGGTTCCGACACCCTGGCCAACCTGATGACGCTGTGGGCCGAGTCGTACAAGCGCGAATACCCGAACGTCAACATCCAGATCCAGGCGGCCGGTTCCTCCACCGCGCCACCCGCGCTGACCGAAGGCACGGCCAACCTCGGGCCGATGAGCCGCAAGATGAAAGACGTCGAGCTGCAAGCCTTCGAAGAGAAATACGGCTACAAGCCGACCGCCATTCCGGTGGCCGTCGATGCGCTGGCGGTATTCGTGCACAAGGACAACCCGATCAAGGGTCTGACCATGCAGCAGGTCGACGCGATCTTCTCCGCCACCCGCCTGTGCGGGGCCAAGAGCGGCGTCAAAACCTGGGGTGACCTGGGCGTGACCGGCGACCTGGCGGCCAAGCCGATCCAGCTGTTTGGGCGTAACTCGGTATCTGGCACTTACGGCTACTTCAAGGAAGAAGCCTTGTGCAAAGGCGACTTCAAGGCCAACGTCAACGAGCAGCCGGGCTCCGCCTCGGTGGTGCAGTCGATCAGCTCCTCGCTGAACGGCATCGGCTACTCGGGCATCGGCTACAAGACCGCCAGCGTGCGCACCGTGCCGCTGGCCAAGAAAGAAGGTGGCGAGTTCGTCGAAGACAACGAGCAGAACGCCCTGAACGGCACCTACCCGTTGGCGCGCTTCCTCTACGTCTACGTCAACAAGGCGCCGAACAAGCCGCTGGCTCCGCTGGAAGCCGAGTTCGTCAAGCTGGTGCTGTCGCAGACTGGTCAGCAGGTCGTGGTCAAGGATGGTTACATCCCGCTGCCCGCCAAAGTGGTTGAAAAAGCCCGTCAGGAACTCGGTCTGTAA
- a CDS encoding MFS transporter: protein MSSVFISAAPDARPLTRNDYKTLSLSALGGALEFYDFVIFVFFAAVVGKLFFPADMPEWLRQMQTFGIFAAGYLARPLGGIVMAHFGDLLGRKRMFTLSIFLMAVPTLLMGLLPTYAQIGIWAPIILLLLRVVQGAAIGGEVPGAWVFVSEHVPARHIGYACGTLTSGLTAGILLGSLMATLINTVYSAEEVLAWAWRLPFLLGGVFGLLAVYLRQWLHETPVFAELQLRKELAAELPLKTVIREHRGAVVLSMLLTWVLTAGIVVVILMTPTLLQSQYGFTAATALKANSLAIVFLSIGCVAAGVLADRFGAGRVLVFGGLLLAAVSWTFYSSLKAHPDWLFPLYALTGLCVGMIGAVPYVMVKAFPAVVRFSGLSFSYNLAYAIFGGLTPILVALLLKADPLGPAYYVVALCGMGLLTGLYLMRRGR from the coding sequence ATGTCCTCCGTGTTTATCAGCGCTGCCCCTGATGCTCGGCCGCTGACCCGCAACGACTACAAAACTTTGTCGCTGTCCGCCCTCGGGGGCGCGTTGGAGTTCTACGATTTCGTTATCTTCGTGTTCTTCGCCGCCGTAGTCGGCAAGCTGTTTTTCCCCGCCGACATGCCCGAGTGGCTGCGCCAGATGCAGACCTTCGGGATATTCGCCGCGGGTTATCTGGCCCGGCCGCTGGGCGGCATCGTTATGGCCCATTTCGGCGATCTGCTCGGTCGCAAGCGCATGTTCACCTTGAGCATTTTCCTGATGGCGGTGCCGACCCTGCTGATGGGGCTGCTGCCGACCTATGCGCAGATCGGCATTTGGGCACCGATCATTCTGTTGTTGTTGCGCGTGGTCCAGGGCGCGGCGATTGGCGGTGAGGTGCCGGGCGCCTGGGTGTTCGTCTCCGAGCATGTGCCGGCGCGGCACATCGGTTACGCCTGTGGCACGTTGACCTCGGGACTGACCGCGGGGATTCTGCTCGGCTCGCTGATGGCCACCCTGATCAACACCGTGTATTCCGCCGAAGAGGTGCTGGCCTGGGCCTGGCGTTTGCCGTTCCTGCTCGGCGGCGTATTCGGCCTGCTCGCCGTGTACTTGCGCCAGTGGCTGCATGAGACGCCGGTGTTCGCCGAGTTGCAGCTACGCAAGGAGTTGGCCGCGGAACTGCCGCTGAAGACCGTGATTCGCGAGCACCGTGGCGCGGTGGTGCTGTCGATGCTGCTGACCTGGGTGCTCACCGCCGGAATCGTGGTGGTGATCCTGATGACGCCGACGCTACTGCAAAGCCAGTACGGCTTCACGGCGGCGACGGCGTTGAAGGCCAACAGCCTGGCCATCGTGTTTCTCAGTATTGGCTGTGTGGCCGCCGGGGTGCTGGCCGATCGCTTCGGCGCCGGTCGTGTGCTGGTGTTCGGTGGTCTATTGCTGGCGGCGGTTTCCTGGACCTTCTACAGCAGTCTCAAGGCGCACCCGGACTGGTTGTTCCCGCTGTATGCGCTGACCGGTCTGTGCGTCGGCATGATCGGCGCGGTGCCTTACGTCATGGTCAAGGCCTTCCCGGCAGTGGTGCGGTTTTCCGGGCTGTCGTTTTCCTACAACCTGGCCTACGCGATCTTCGGCGGCCTGACGCCGATCCTGGTGGCACTGCTGCTCAAGGCCGATCCGCTTGGTCCGGCCTATTACGTGGTGGCGTTGTGCGGGATGGGGCTGTTGACTGGCCTGTATCTGATGCGTCGCGGGCGCTGA